A region from the Stutzerimonas stutzeri genome encodes:
- the hutH gene encoding histidine ammonia-lyase yields MSLFTFNPGTLSLAQLRAAYQSPLQLRLDESAHAAIEASVACVNAIIAEDRTAYGINTGFGLLASTRIASEDLEKLQRSLVLSHAAGIGEPLDDAMVRLIMLLKINSLARGFSGIRLKVIEALIAMINAEVYPHIPLKGSVGASGDLAPLAHMSLVLLGEGRARHNGQWLAAPEALAIAGLEPMTLAAKEGLALLNGTQVSTAYALRGLFEAEDLFAAATVCGGLTVEAALGSRAPFDARIHAARGQRGQIDAAAVYRHLLGDSSEVGRSHEACDKVQDPYSLRCQPQVMGACLTQLRQAAEVLAVEANAVSDNPLVFAAEGDVISGGNFHAEPVAMAADNIALAIAEIGALSERRTSLMMDKHMSQLPPFLVANGGVNSGFMIAQVTAAALASENKALAHPHSVDSLPTSANQEDHVSMAPAAGKRLWEMAANTRGVLAIEWLGACQGLDFREGLKSSPLLERARQALRAKVPYYVEDRFFAPDIAAADALLAEGVLSPLLPAGILPSLN; encoded by the coding sequence ATGAGCCTGTTCACCTTCAACCCCGGCACGCTGAGCCTGGCCCAGCTGCGTGCGGCCTATCAGAGCCCGCTGCAGCTGCGTCTGGACGAAAGCGCCCATGCCGCCATCGAAGCCAGTGTCGCCTGCGTCAACGCGATCATTGCCGAGGACCGCACCGCCTACGGCATCAACACCGGTTTCGGCCTGCTGGCCTCGACCCGCATCGCCAGCGAGGACCTGGAAAAACTGCAGCGCTCGCTGGTGCTGTCGCATGCCGCCGGCATCGGCGAGCCGCTGGACGACGCCATGGTGCGGCTGATCATGCTGCTCAAGATCAACAGCCTGGCGCGCGGCTTTTCCGGTATCCGCCTGAAAGTGATCGAGGCGCTGATCGCCATGATCAATGCCGAGGTTTACCCGCACATCCCGCTCAAGGGCTCGGTCGGCGCGTCCGGTGACCTGGCGCCGCTGGCGCACATGTCGCTGGTGCTGCTCGGTGAAGGTCGGGCGCGTCATAACGGCCAGTGGCTGGCGGCGCCGGAGGCGCTGGCGATTGCCGGCCTTGAGCCGATGACCCTGGCCGCCAAGGAAGGCCTGGCGCTGCTCAACGGCACCCAGGTGTCCACCGCCTATGCCCTGCGTGGGTTGTTCGAGGCCGAGGACCTGTTCGCCGCAGCGACCGTCTGCGGCGGCCTGACCGTCGAGGCGGCCCTGGGTTCGCGGGCGCCCTTCGATGCGCGCATCCACGCCGCTCGCGGTCAACGCGGGCAGATCGACGCGGCGGCGGTCTATCGTCATCTGCTCGGCGACAGCAGCGAAGTCGGCCGTTCCCACGAGGCTTGCGACAAGGTGCAGGACCCGTATTCGCTGCGCTGCCAGCCCCAGGTCATGGGCGCTTGCCTGACCCAGCTGCGCCAGGCCGCCGAGGTGCTGGCGGTGGAGGCCAATGCGGTTTCGGACAATCCGTTGGTATTCGCCGCCGAGGGCGACGTTATTTCCGGGGGCAACTTCCACGCCGAACCGGTGGCCATGGCCGCCGACAATATTGCCCTGGCCATTGCCGAAATCGGCGCGCTGAGCGAGCGGCGCACCTCCTTGATGATGGACAAGCACATGTCGCAGTTGCCGCCGTTCCTGGTGGCCAACGGTGGGGTGAACTCCGGCTTCATGATCGCCCAGGTCACCGCTGCCGCCCTGGCCAGCGAGAACAAGGCCCTGGCGCACCCGCACAGCGTCGACAGCCTGCCGACCTCGGCCAACCAGGAGGACCACGTGTCCATGGCGCCGGCGGCGGGCAAACGCCTGTGGGAGATGGCCGCCAACACCCGCGGCGTTCTGGCCATCGAGTGGCTCGGTGCTTGTCAGGGGCTGGACTTCCGCGAGGGGCTGAAGAGCTCGCCGTTGCTCGAGCGGGCGCGCCAGGCATTGCGCGCCAAGGTGCCCTACTACGTGGAAGACCGCTTCTTCGCGCCGGACATCGCCGCGGCCGACGCCCTGCTCGCCGAGGGCGTGCTGAGCCCGCTGCTGCCGGCCGGGATATTGCCTTCTCTGAACTGA
- the hutU gene encoding urocanate hydratase, whose product MTRFRDTEIRAARGTTLTAKSWLTEAPLRMLMNNLDPEVAENPKELVVYGGIGRAARNWECFDKIVEVLTRLEDNQTLLIQSGKPVGVFETHKDAPRVLLANSNLVPHWANWEHFNELDRKGLAMYGQMTAGSWIYIGSQGIVQGTYETFVEAGRQHYGGDLKGRWVLTAGLGGMGGAQPLAATLAGACSLNIECQQSRIDFRLKTRYVDEQATDLDDALARIDKYTGEGKAISIALCGNAAEILPELVRRGVRPDMVTDQTSAHDPRHGYLPAGWSWDEYVARGKTEEEVVVKAARQSMAVHVRAMLDFQKMGVPTFDYGNNIRQMALEEGVDNAFDFPGFVPAYIRPLFCQGIGPFRWVALSGDPEDIYKTDAKVKELIPDDAHLHNWLDMARERISFQGLPARICWVGLKDRARLAQAFNDMVASGELKAPIVIGRDHLDSGSVASPNRETEAMQDGSDAVSDWPLLNALLNTAGGATWVSLHHGGGVGMGYSQHAGVVIVADGTPEARLRLGRVLRNDPGTGVMRHADAGYDIAIDCAREQELDLPMVGANQGAQA is encoded by the coding sequence ATGACCCGTTTCCGCGACACCGAAATCCGCGCCGCCCGCGGTACCACCCTGACCGCCAAGAGCTGGCTGACCGAAGCGCCGCTGCGCATGCTGATGAACAACCTCGACCCGGAAGTGGCCGAGAACCCCAAGGAGCTGGTGGTCTATGGCGGCATCGGTCGCGCCGCGCGCAACTGGGAGTGCTTCGACAAGATCGTCGAGGTGCTGACCCGCCTGGAAGACAACCAGACCCTGCTGATCCAGTCCGGCAAGCCGGTCGGCGTGTTCGAAACCCACAAGGACGCGCCACGGGTGCTGCTGGCCAACTCCAACCTGGTGCCGCATTGGGCCAATTGGGAGCATTTCAACGAACTGGATCGCAAGGGCCTGGCCATGTACGGCCAGATGACCGCTGGCAGCTGGATCTATATCGGCAGCCAGGGCATCGTCCAGGGCACCTATGAAACCTTCGTCGAGGCTGGCCGCCAGCACTACGGTGGCGACCTCAAGGGCCGCTGGGTGCTGACCGCCGGGCTGGGTGGCATGGGCGGCGCGCAGCCACTGGCCGCGACCCTGGCCGGCGCCTGCTCGCTGAACATCGAGTGTCAGCAGAGCCGTATCGATTTCCGCCTGAAGACCCGTTACGTCGACGAGCAGGCCACTGATCTGGACGATGCCCTGGCGCGCATCGACAAGTACACCGGTGAAGGCAAGGCGATTTCCATCGCGCTGTGTGGCAACGCCGCCGAAATTCTTCCCGAGCTGGTGCGCCGCGGCGTGCGCCCGGACATGGTGACCGACCAGACCAGCGCCCACGACCCGCGCCATGGCTATCTGCCGGCCGGCTGGAGCTGGGACGAGTACGTCGCTCGCGGCAAGACCGAAGAAGAGGTGGTGGTCAAGGCCGCGCGCCAGTCCATGGCCGTGCACGTGCGGGCGATGCTGGACTTCCAGAAAATGGGCGTGCCGACCTTCGACTACGGCAACAATATTCGCCAGATGGCACTGGAGGAGGGCGTCGACAACGCGTTCGACTTCCCCGGTTTCGTTCCGGCCTATATCCGCCCGCTGTTCTGCCAGGGCATCGGCCCGTTCCGTTGGGTGGCGCTGTCCGGCGACCCCGAGGACATCTACAAGACCGACGCCAAGGTCAAGGAGCTGATCCCCGATGACGCTCACCTGCACAACTGGCTGGACATGGCCCGCGAGCGCATCAGCTTCCAGGGTCTGCCGGCGCGCATCTGCTGGGTCGGCCTGAAGGATCGCGCGCGCCTGGCCCAGGCATTCAACGACATGGTCGCCAGCGGCGAACTGAAGGCGCCGATCGTGATCGGCCGCGATCACCTGGATTCCGGCTCGGTGGCCAGCCCCAACCGCGAAACCGAGGCGATGCAGGACGGCTCCGACGCAGTCTCCGACTGGCCGCTGCTCAACGCCCTGCTGAACACCGCAGGCGGCGCGACCTGGGTCTCGTTGCACCATGGCGGCGGCGTCGGCATGGGCTATTCGCAGCATGCCGGGGTGGTCATCGTGGCGGACGGTACCCCCGAAGCTCGCCTGCGTCTCGGCCGTGTACTGCGCAACGATCCGGGCACCGGGGTGATGCGTCACGCCGATGCCGGCTATGACATCGCTATCGATTGCGCCCGCGAGCAGGAACTCGACCTGCCGATGGTCGGCGCGAACCAAGGAGCCCAAGCATGA
- a CDS encoding YjiH family protein, with product MTPSTDCPHGNAAVSRARALARLLGYSLIGLLVFFVPFEIGGRNTILLDHSASALLAHARPLVIAIAVLFMLYGALQPWLSGSWRGDLTRTIFSVLKVFGLLIGVGYLFGIGPEALYQPGMLPFLFDKLVLSLALIVPLGALALVFLIGFGLLELVGVLMQPVMRPIWRTPGKSAIDAVASFVGSYSVGLLITDRMYRQGHYSVREAAIIATGFSTVSAPFMVIIAKTLGLMDIWNLYFWSAMLVTFSVTAVSARIYPLSRLPSESRAEPPLPAGESRIASAWRAGLEQAAHAPSLPSALRETFIDGLRMTAAILPSILAVGLLGLLAAKYTPLFDAIGLLLYPLVWLFGLDQPMVVAGAVSSGLAEMFLPAVLLKDADVLVKFVTAIVSVSSVLFLSASIPCVLATRIPLRLRDLLLVWLQRTLLSLAFSIPLAYLAHYLGWL from the coding sequence ATGACTCCTTCCACTGACTGCCCGCACGGTAATGCCGCCGTCTCGCGGGCCCGCGCCCTGGCCCGTCTGCTTGGCTACAGCCTGATCGGGCTGCTGGTCTTCTTCGTGCCGTTCGAGATTGGCGGGCGCAACACCATTCTGCTCGATCACAGCGCCAGCGCCTTGCTCGCCCACGCCCGTCCACTGGTCATCGCCATTGCCGTGCTGTTCATGCTCTACGGTGCGTTGCAGCCCTGGCTCAGCGGTAGCTGGCGCGGCGACCTGACCCGCACGATATTCAGTGTGCTCAAGGTGTTCGGCCTGCTGATCGGCGTCGGCTATCTGTTTGGCATCGGTCCCGAGGCGCTCTACCAGCCGGGCATGCTGCCGTTTCTGTTCGACAAGCTGGTGCTCAGCCTGGCGCTGATCGTGCCGCTGGGTGCGTTGGCGCTGGTGTTCCTGATCGGCTTCGGCCTGCTGGAACTGGTCGGCGTACTGATGCAGCCGGTGATGCGGCCGATCTGGCGCACCCCGGGCAAGTCGGCGATCGATGCGGTGGCCTCGTTCGTCGGCAGCTACTCGGTAGGCCTGCTGATCACCGACCGCATGTATCGCCAGGGCCATTACAGCGTGCGCGAAGCGGCGATCATCGCCACTGGTTTTTCCACCGTTTCGGCGCCGTTCATGGTGATCATCGCCAAGACCCTGGGCCTGATGGACATCTGGAACCTGTATTTCTGGAGCGCGATGCTGGTGACCTTCAGCGTCACCGCGGTCAGTGCGCGAATCTATCCGCTGTCGCGGTTGCCGTCCGAGAGCCGAGCCGAGCCGCCGCTGCCAGCCGGTGAGAGCCGTATCGCCAGCGCCTGGCGCGCCGGTCTGGAGCAGGCCGCTCATGCACCGTCGCTGCCGAGCGCGCTGCGCGAAACCTTCATCGATGGGCTTCGCATGACCGCGGCGATCCTGCCGAGCATTCTCGCGGTCGGCCTGCTCGGGTTGCTGGCCGCCAAGTACACGCCGCTGTTCGATGCCATCGGCTTGCTGCTGTATCCGCTGGTTTGGTTGTTCGGCCTCGACCAGCCGATGGTGGTGGCCGGCGCGGTCTCCTCGGGCCTGGCCGAGATGTTCCTGCCGGCGGTGCTGCTGAAGGATGCCGACGTGCTGGTCAAGTTCGTCACCGCCATCGTCTCGGTGAGCAGCGTGCTGTTCCTGTCGGCATCGATCCCCTGCGTGCTCGCCACCCGAATCCCCCTGCGCTTGCGCGACCTGTTGCTGGTCTGGCTGCAACGCACCCTGTTGAGCCTGGCATTCAGCATTCCGCTGGCCTACCTGGCGCATTACCTGGGCTGGCTGTAA
- the hutG gene encoding formimidoylglutamase — protein MHADRHSMEPWQGRVDPEADSARWHQRIQPLADGSEPGLALLGFASDEGVRRNHGRVGAANGPLAIRKALANLAWHRSGPAYDAGDVVCADGDLEAAQARLGGNVCALLDAGHLPIVLGGGHEVAFGSWQGLAGYLGGDRSFEQQAPQEAAPRKAAPRIGIINFDAHFDLRDPAHVHSSGTPFAQIAEQCAARGWPFAYACIGISRASNTRALFQRAADLQVLVREDHDISESRLAGLGADLERFIADCDAVYLTIDIDVLPACEAPGVSAPAARGVSLALLEPLLERIRDSGKLRLADLAELNPEHDIDNRTARVAARLIHLLSLTG, from the coding sequence ATGCACGCTGATCGCCATTCGATGGAGCCCTGGCAGGGCCGCGTTGACCCGGAAGCGGACAGCGCGCGCTGGCACCAGCGCATTCAGCCACTCGCCGATGGCAGCGAGCCGGGCCTGGCCTTGCTCGGCTTTGCCAGCGATGAAGGCGTGCGGCGCAACCATGGCCGAGTCGGCGCGGCAAACGGCCCCTTGGCGATCCGTAAAGCGCTGGCCAATCTGGCCTGGCACCGCAGTGGACCGGCCTACGATGCCGGCGACGTGGTCTGTGCCGACGGCGATCTGGAAGCGGCGCAGGCTCGTCTGGGTGGCAATGTCTGCGCATTGCTCGATGCGGGCCATCTGCCGATCGTGCTTGGTGGAGGCCATGAAGTGGCGTTCGGTAGCTGGCAGGGGCTTGCCGGGTATCTGGGCGGCGATCGATCATTCGAGCAGCAGGCCCCGCAGGAGGCCGCCCCACGGAAGGCCGCCCCACGCATAGGCATCATCAATTTCGATGCGCATTTCGACCTGCGCGACCCGGCCCATGTGCATTCTTCCGGCACACCCTTCGCGCAGATCGCCGAGCAGTGCGCGGCACGTGGTTGGCCGTTCGCCTATGCCTGTATCGGCATCAGCCGTGCCAGCAATACGCGCGCGTTGTTTCAGCGCGCCGCCGACCTGCAGGTACTGGTGCGCGAGGACCACGACATCAGTGAGTCCCGTCTGGCGGGGCTGGGCGCCGACCTGGAACGGTTCATCGCCGATTGCGACGCCGTCTACCTGACCATCGATATCGACGTGCTGCCGGCCTGTGAAGCGCCCGGGGTCAGCGCACCGGCTGCGCGCGGCGTTTCCCTTGCGCTGCTCGAACCCTTGCTCGAACGCATTCGCGACAGCGGCAAGCTGCGCCTGGCAGACCTTGCCGAACTCAATCCCGAGCATGACATCGACAACCGCACCGCGCGGGTGGCGGCTCGCCTGATTCACCTTTTGTCCCTGACCGGCTGA